Proteins encoded by one window of Zerene cesonia ecotype Mississippi chromosome 6, Zerene_cesonia_1.1, whole genome shotgun sequence:
- the LOC119840415 gene encoding acetylcholine receptor subunit alpha-like: MRARALPARVARLLLLALLLAGCAGNPDAKRLYDDLLSNYNKLVRPVLNVSDALTVRIKLKLSQLIDVNLKNQIMTTNLWVEQSWYDYKLSWEPREYGGVEMLHVPSDHIWRPDIVLYNNADGNFEVTLATKATLNYTGRVEWRPPAIYKSSCEIDVEYFPFDQQTCIMKFGSWTYDGFQVDLRHIDEVKGTNVVELGVDLSEFYTSVEWDILEVPAVRNEKFYTCCDEPYLDITFNITMRRKTLFYTVNLIIPCMGISFLTVLVFYLPSDSGEKVSLSISILLSLTVFFLLLAEIIPPTSLVVPLLGKFVLFTMILDTFSICVTVVVLNVHFRSPQTHTMAPWVRRVFIHVLPRLLVMRRPHYRLDPHRSRFAGIISSEGWSPALASVSGLGGA; encoded by the exons ATGCGTGCGCGCGCTCTGCCCGCCCGCGTGGCGCGTCTGCTGCTGCTGGCGCTGCTGCTCGCCG GGTGTGCCGGCAACCCGGACGCCAAGCGGCTGTACGACGACCTGCTCAGCAACTACAACAAGCTAGTGCGGCCCGTGCTCAACGTGAGCGACGCGCTCACCGTGCGTATCAAGCTCAAGCTCAGCCAGCTCATCGATGTG AATTTGAAGAATCAGATTATGACGACCAATTTATGGGTCGAGCAA AGTTGGTACGATTACAAATTATCATGGGAGCCTCGTGAGTACGGTGGTGTGGAGATGCTCCACGTACCTTCAGATCACATTTGGCGTCCTGACatagtattgtataataa TGCGGATGGAAACTTTGAGGTGACATTGGCTACGAAGGCGACGCTGAACTACACGGGCCGCGTGGAGTGGCGCCCGCCTGCCATCTACAAGTCTTCTTGCGAGATTGACGTCGAGTACTTCCCTTTCGATCAGCAAACCTGCATAATGAAGTTCGGCTCTTGGACTTATGATGGTTTTCAG GTAGATTTACGACATATCGATGAAGTAAAGGGCACAAATGTTGTGGAATTAGGAGTTGATCTAAGCGAATTTTACACTTCCGTCGAATGGGATATATTAGAGGTTCCGGCAGTAAG AAACGAAAAGTTTTACACGTGCTGCGATGAGCCGTACCTGGACATCACGTTCAACATCACGATGCGGCGCAAGACTCTGTTCTACACCGTGAACCTGATCATCCCGTGTATGGGTATCTCGTTCCTGACAGTTCTGGTGTTCTACCTGCCGTCGGATAGCGGTGAAAAGGTGTCGCTGTCCATCTCCATCCTGCTGTCGCTGACTGTGTTCTTTCTACTGCTGGCGGAGATCATCCCGCCGACCTCGCTGGTCGTGCCGCTACTCGGCAAATTCGTGCTCTTCACCATGATCCTGGATACGTTCAG TATATGCGTGACGGTGGTGGTGCTGAACGTGCACTTCCGCTCGCCGCAGACGCACACGATGGCGCCGTGGGTGCGCCGCGTGTTCATCCACGTGCTGCCGCGCCTGCTGGTCATGCGCCGCCCGCACTACCGCCTCGACCCGCATCGCAGCCGCTT TGCAGGAATAATCAGCAGTGAGGGCTGGTCGCCGGCGCTGGCGAGCGTGTCGGGGCTGGGGGGCGCG